In a single window of the Arthrobacter zhangbolii genome:
- a CDS encoding crotonase/enoyl-CoA hydratase family protein codes for MTSSATTLPGLRSLRVEIHAGVAEVQLIGPSKGNAMGPDFWTELPEVFDALSTNDDVRSVLLYGSGGNFSYGLDLPAMAPVFAPLLGAGGMDARLREGFRRQIRALQDAVSSLARCAKPVIAAVDGWCIGGAIDVIAAADIRISSPATRFSVREVKVAIVADLGSLQRLPAIIGEGATRQLALTGEDFDAARARELGLVTEVADDVVARGRELAAQVAANPPLVVQGVKQVMNRRTQNSVQDGLDYVQVWNSAFLASHDFGEATAAFAERRQPVFRGE; via the coding sequence ATGACTTCCAGCGCCACCACTTTGCCGGGACTGCGGTCCCTCCGTGTCGAAATTCATGCCGGCGTAGCCGAGGTCCAGCTGATTGGCCCGTCCAAGGGCAACGCCATGGGCCCGGATTTCTGGACCGAGCTGCCCGAGGTCTTTGATGCCCTGAGCACCAATGACGATGTCCGGTCCGTCCTGCTGTACGGGTCCGGTGGGAACTTCAGCTACGGCCTGGACCTGCCGGCCATGGCTCCCGTCTTCGCTCCGCTGCTGGGTGCCGGCGGGATGGACGCCAGGTTGCGTGAGGGTTTCCGCCGGCAGATCCGCGCATTGCAGGACGCCGTCAGTTCGCTGGCCCGCTGCGCCAAACCCGTGATTGCCGCCGTGGACGGCTGGTGCATCGGCGGGGCCATTGATGTGATCGCCGCGGCGGACATCCGTATCTCCTCCCCTGCCACACGGTTCAGCGTCCGCGAAGTGAAGGTGGCCATCGTGGCCGATCTCGGCTCGCTGCAGCGCCTGCCGGCCATCATCGGTGAGGGTGCCACCCGGCAGCTGGCCCTGACAGGCGAAGACTTCGACGCCGCCCGCGCCCGTGAACTGGGCCTGGTCACCGAAGTGGCTGACGACGTCGTCGCCCGGGGCCGTGAGCTGGCCGCCCAGGTGGCAGCGAACCCGCCGCTGGTGGTGCAGGGCGTCAAGCAGGTGATGAACCGGCGGACGCAGAACTCCGTGCAGGACGGGCTGGATTATGTGCAGGTCTGGAACTCGGCGTTCCTGGCCAGCCACGACTTCGGTGAGGCGACCGCCGCGTTCGCCGAGCGGCGTCAGCCGGTTTTCCGCGGGGAGTAA
- a CDS encoding GNAT family N-acetyltransferase, with product MPTNNFPRSGPRVALRDLMPTDFDAVHSFASDPAVVQWSTWGPNTPEETRSFLDGAVAEAAAPERPGFTLAVTVDGEVVGTAAVWTTSPADRDGELGYTLAKDAWGQGIGTETAGLLLDHAFDTMGLERVEATCHPDNTGSVRVLEKNGFRFEGRLRGHKSVNGQRRDSLLFAALRIDRMPLRSEPEPDRLTAGPSASQQ from the coding sequence GTGCCGACTAACAACTTCCCGCGCAGCGGACCACGCGTGGCCCTGCGGGACCTCATGCCCACCGATTTCGACGCCGTGCATTCCTTCGCCTCGGACCCGGCGGTGGTTCAGTGGTCCACGTGGGGGCCCAACACGCCCGAGGAAACCCGCTCTTTTCTTGACGGCGCCGTCGCGGAAGCTGCCGCGCCGGAGCGGCCCGGCTTCACGCTCGCCGTCACGGTGGACGGTGAGGTAGTGGGCACGGCAGCGGTGTGGACCACCAGCCCCGCGGACCGGGACGGGGAACTGGGCTATACCCTGGCGAAGGATGCCTGGGGGCAGGGCATCGGCACCGAAACCGCCGGGCTGCTGCTGGACCATGCCTTCGACACCATGGGACTGGAACGGGTGGAAGCCACCTGCCACCCGGACAACACCGGCTCGGTGCGGGTGCTGGAGAAAAACGGCTTCCGCTTTGAAGGCAGGCTGCGCGGCCATAAGAGCGTCAACGGGCAGCGGCGGGACTCCCTGCTGTTCGCCGCATTGCGCATCGATCGTATGCCGCTGCGTTCGGAGCCGGAGCCGGATAGGCTGACAGCCGGTCCGTCAGCATCCCAACAGTGA
- a CDS encoding RecQ family ATP-dependent DNA helicase gives MERTDIDAPSDAPSDGAARNPALHAEAVQLLRALVGNDSAQFHQDQFEAIEALVSGGRRALVVQRTGWGKSAVYFVASLLLRARGAGPTLIVSPLLALMRDQVAAAGRAGVRAEAINSANQLEWQEISAKLEADEVDVLLVSPERLNNPGFREQHLPELIRRSGLLVIDEAHCISDWGHDFRPDYRRIRNLIEQLPATVPVLATTATANSRVVKDIEDQLAAGGEDVFTIRGPLARKSLRLGVLRLPNPRDRLAWLLTHLEELPGSGIIYALTVSGAEDTARLLQKAGHPVLAYTGRTDPADREEAEAALKENRVKALVATSALGMGFDKPDLGFVIHLGAPSSPVAYYQQVGRAGRGTPNADVLLLPGAEDRDIWQYFATSSMPAEGPANAVLAELADGAVLSTGALETRVNLKRSPLELLLKVLSVDGAVEKVTGGWRGTGKPWHYDRERYERIAAARVKEQQAMLDYESTSGCRMQFLSLQLDDPAAAPCGRCDNCAGRWFASDVAEEAADNAGQALNKVGVDVDPRGMYPSGMDRLGVPVKGKIKPAQAVSSGRALARLTDLGWGGRLREIFAPGAGDAPADAALINGCVQVLAQWGWEQRPVAIVSVPSRSHPQLVDSLARGLSELGRIPYLGALLAPHGGPTGGPGGNSAFRLASVWDQFAVPPEGAAWFAANPGPVLLVDDFADSRWTLTEAGRVLREAGAESVLPFVLALKA, from the coding sequence ATGGAACGCACGGATATAGACGCCCCCTCTGACGCCCCTTCTGACGGCGCGGCCCGGAACCCCGCCCTGCATGCTGAAGCCGTGCAGCTGCTGCGGGCCTTGGTGGGCAACGATTCGGCGCAGTTCCACCAGGATCAGTTTGAGGCCATTGAGGCGCTGGTCTCCGGCGGACGGCGTGCCCTGGTGGTCCAGCGCACCGGCTGGGGAAAGTCCGCCGTGTACTTCGTCGCCAGCCTGCTGCTGCGGGCCCGCGGTGCCGGACCCACACTGATTGTCTCCCCGCTGCTGGCCCTGATGCGGGACCAGGTGGCCGCCGCCGGGCGTGCCGGGGTCCGGGCGGAGGCCATCAACTCCGCCAACCAGCTGGAATGGCAGGAGATCTCCGCCAAGCTGGAAGCCGATGAGGTGGATGTGCTGCTGGTCTCCCCGGAGCGGCTGAACAACCCGGGATTCCGGGAACAGCACCTGCCCGAACTGATCCGCCGCTCCGGGCTGCTGGTGATTGATGAAGCGCACTGCATTTCCGACTGGGGCCACGATTTCCGCCCGGATTACCGCCGGATCCGGAACCTGATTGAACAGCTGCCCGCCACCGTGCCGGTACTGGCCACCACGGCAACCGCCAACAGCCGTGTGGTGAAGGACATAGAGGACCAGCTGGCCGCCGGCGGGGAAGACGTCTTCACCATCCGCGGTCCGCTGGCACGGAAGTCACTGCGGCTGGGAGTGCTGCGGCTGCCCAATCCTCGGGACCGGCTGGCCTGGCTGCTGACCCACCTGGAGGAGCTGCCAGGCAGCGGCATCATCTACGCCCTGACCGTATCCGGCGCTGAAGACACGGCCCGGCTGCTGCAGAAGGCCGGGCATCCGGTACTCGCGTACACCGGGCGCACCGATCCGGCGGACCGGGAGGAAGCCGAAGCGGCACTGAAGGAGAACCGGGTCAAGGCACTGGTGGCCACCAGTGCGCTGGGCATGGGTTTCGACAAACCGGACCTGGGCTTCGTGATCCATCTGGGTGCACCCTCCTCCCCGGTGGCGTACTACCAGCAGGTGGGACGCGCCGGCCGCGGCACTCCCAATGCCGACGTCCTGCTGCTGCCCGGTGCCGAGGACCGGGACATCTGGCAGTACTTCGCCACCTCCTCCATGCCCGCCGAAGGCCCGGCCAACGCGGTGCTCGCGGAACTGGCCGACGGTGCGGTGCTGTCCACCGGAGCCCTGGAAACCCGGGTCAACCTCAAGCGCTCGCCGCTGGAACTGCTGCTGAAGGTGCTGTCCGTGGACGGCGCCGTGGAAAAGGTGACCGGCGGCTGGCGGGGCACCGGGAAGCCGTGGCACTACGACCGCGAACGCTACGAGCGGATTGCCGCAGCCCGGGTGAAGGAACAGCAGGCAATGCTGGATTACGAGAGCACCTCCGGCTGCCGGATGCAGTTCCTCTCCCTGCAGCTCGATGATCCCGCTGCGGCGCCGTGCGGACGGTGCGACAACTGTGCCGGACGCTGGTTTGCCTCCGATGTTGCCGAGGAGGCGGCGGACAACGCCGGACAGGCACTGAACAAGGTGGGTGTGGATGTGGACCCGCGGGGTATGTACCCCTCGGGCATGGACCGGCTGGGCGTGCCGGTGAAGGGCAAAATCAAGCCGGCCCAGGCGGTCTCCTCCGGGCGTGCGCTGGCCCGGCTCACCGATCTGGGCTGGGGCGGCCGGCTGCGGGAGATCTTCGCCCCCGGCGCCGGGGACGCTCCGGCGGATGCCGCGCTGATCAACGGCTGCGTCCAGGTGCTGGCGCAGTGGGGCTGGGAGCAGCGCCCGGTGGCGATTGTGTCCGTCCCGTCCCGGTCTCATCCGCAGCTGGTGGATTCGCTGGCACGCGGGCTGTCCGAGTTGGGCCGGATTCCGTATCTGGGCGCCCTGCTGGCCCCGCACGGCGGGCCTACCGGCGGCCCGGGCGGCAACAGCGCCTTCCGGCTCGCGTCGGTCTGGGACCAGTTCGCCGTCCCGCCCGAGGGCGCTGCCTGGTTCGCTGCCAACCCGGGTCCGGTGCTGCTGGTGGACGATTTCGCGGACAGCCGCTGGACCCTGACCGAAGCAGGCCGGGTGCTGCGCGAGGCCGGTGCCGAGTCGGTGCTGCCCTTTGTCCTGGCGCTGAAGGCCTGA
- a CDS encoding aldo/keto reductase, translating to MEMRLLGRSGTAVSNYALGTMTFGNESDERVSHALLNDYVAAGGNFIDTADVYTAGASEEIIGRWLHANPDAAADVVLATKGRFPMGSGANDLGTSRRHLRRALDDSLTRLGVDHVDLYQLHSWDPYTPLEESLGFLNDAITAGKISYYGLSNFTGWQLTKAVYVAREHGWALPVTLQPQYNLLEREIESEIVPAALDAGLGLLPWSPLAGGWLTGKYDRETVPAGNTRVGDNPTRQFQGWDLRSHNERTWRILDELRTVAHAHGATVAQVALAWLAGRPGVTSVILGARTTDQLADNLGAAFLTLTQEETGRLTELSMPQVGNYPYGPDGLNQRERLLGGGRTGR from the coding sequence ATGGAAATGCGACTACTGGGCCGCAGCGGCACTGCGGTGAGCAACTATGCCCTCGGCACCATGACCTTCGGCAACGAGTCCGACGAGCGCGTCTCGCACGCCCTGCTCAATGACTACGTGGCCGCCGGCGGCAACTTCATCGACACCGCGGATGTCTACACCGCCGGTGCATCGGAGGAAATCATCGGCCGCTGGCTGCACGCCAATCCCGACGCCGCCGCCGACGTCGTGCTGGCCACCAAAGGCCGTTTCCCCATGGGCTCGGGCGCCAATGACCTGGGCACCTCCCGCCGGCACCTGCGCCGCGCCCTGGATGACTCCCTCACCCGGCTGGGCGTGGACCACGTGGACCTGTACCAGCTGCACTCCTGGGATCCGTACACTCCGCTGGAGGAAAGCCTGGGCTTCCTCAATGACGCCATCACCGCAGGCAAGATCAGCTACTACGGTCTCTCCAATTTCACCGGCTGGCAGCTGACCAAGGCCGTGTATGTGGCCCGCGAACACGGCTGGGCGCTGCCGGTGACCCTGCAGCCGCAGTACAACCTGCTGGAACGTGAAATCGAATCGGAAATTGTTCCGGCGGCACTCGATGCCGGCCTGGGCCTGCTGCCCTGGTCCCCGCTGGCCGGCGGCTGGCTCACCGGCAAGTATGACCGGGAGACCGTGCCTGCGGGAAACACCCGCGTGGGAGATAACCCCACCCGCCAGTTCCAGGGCTGGGACCTGCGCAGCCACAACGAACGGACCTGGCGGATCCTGGACGAGCTGCGCACCGTTGCACACGCCCACGGGGCAACCGTGGCACAGGTGGCCCTGGCCTGGCTGGCCGGACGCCCGGGAGTGACTTCGGTGATTCTCGGTGCACGGACCACCGACCAGCTGGCAGACAATCTGGGCGCAGCGTTCCTCACGCTCACTCAGGAGGAGACCGGGAGGCTCACCGAGCTGAGCATGCCGCAGGTAGGGAACTATCCCTATGGCCCCGACGGGCTGAACCAGCGCGAGCGCCTGCTCGGCGGCGGACGCACCGGACGCTAA
- a CDS encoding alpha/beta fold hydrolase, translated as MGYIAAGTENSTTVHLYYEDHGDGQPVVLIHGYPLDGSSWERQTRELLAAGYRVITYDRRGFGRSAMAGTGYDYDTFAEDLNALLETLDLNNVVLVGFSMGTGELARYVSRYGAGRISKLAFLASLEPFLVAREDNPDGVPQDVFDGIEAAAREDRFAWFTSFFSDFYNLEENLGTRISQEAVTASWNTAAGSAPMAAYAVVPTWIEDFRADVEAVRDSGKPVLILHGTADNILPIDATARRFRTLVPEAGYVEIDGAPHGLLWTHHTEVNKALLGFLAEG; from the coding sequence ATGGGATACATTGCCGCAGGCACCGAAAACAGCACCACAGTCCACCTCTATTACGAAGACCACGGCGACGGGCAACCGGTGGTGCTGATCCACGGTTATCCCTTGGATGGCTCCAGTTGGGAGCGGCAGACCCGTGAGCTGCTGGCGGCCGGCTACCGTGTGATCACCTACGACCGCCGCGGGTTTGGCCGGTCCGCGATGGCAGGGACCGGATACGACTACGACACGTTCGCTGAGGACCTGAACGCACTGTTGGAGACCTTGGACCTGAACAACGTGGTTCTGGTCGGTTTTTCCATGGGCACCGGCGAGCTGGCCCGGTACGTCTCCCGGTACGGTGCCGGGCGCATTTCAAAACTCGCCTTCCTCGCCTCGCTTGAACCCTTCCTGGTGGCCCGGGAGGACAACCCGGACGGTGTGCCGCAGGATGTCTTCGACGGGATCGAAGCCGCGGCCCGGGAGGACCGGTTCGCCTGGTTCACCAGCTTCTTCTCCGACTTTTACAACCTGGAGGAGAACCTGGGCACGCGGATTAGCCAGGAAGCGGTGACCGCCAGCTGGAATACCGCCGCGGGCAGCGCGCCGATGGCCGCCTACGCGGTGGTTCCCACCTGGATTGAGGACTTCCGGGCGGATGTGGAGGCGGTCCGCGACAGTGGGAAGCCGGTATTGATTCTGCACGGCACAGCGGACAACATCCTGCCCATCGATGCCACTGCCCGCCGGTTCCGCACACTGGTGCCGGAAGCCGGGTATGTGGAGATCGACGGCGCACCCCATGGACTGCTGTGGACCCACCACACCGAGGTCAACAAGGCACTGCTGGGCTTCCTCGCCGAGGGCTGA
- a CDS encoding prolyl oligopeptidase family serine peptidase — MTSANPDQAPAETDEFLWLEDIYGDRQLDWVRRENAVTEELLSRTGFERTEERLLEVLDSTDRIPMAGKRGDHYYNFWRDAEHPKGLWRRTTWESYVAPDTEWEVLLDLDELSAAEGTEWVWGGSLFLRPADGVSYRRALLVLSPDGGDAARYREFDVVDRAFVPGGFDIPTAKSRISWAGEDTLYVGTDFGPGSMTTSSYPRTSRILRRGQELADAELYFEVPEDHMMAVVQRDQTPGFERDIAVDIIDFYNTRTFLREGGEWVQLDVPLDVNVDVHRQWLLLRPRTDWELDGEIHPAGSLLAASLADFTGGNRKVHRIFTPEPSTSLQSWSWTRDRLLLNLLRDVSSQITVLAPEEGWRAELLDACPPLHSVDAYAVDDEDEKAGNDYWLISTGFLTPSTVSRGTLAVGGSEGSTATPVKTSPAFFDTSGLTVEQHFAVSADGTRVPYFQVGPKDLVLDGGNPTLLNGYGGFEASLTPAYSGMVGRGWLERRITDADGVERRGVYVLANIRGGGEYGPAWHRAALQENRHRAYEDFAAVAEDLAARGVASREHLGCTGRSNGGLLVGNMLTTYPHLFGAVSCGVPLLDMRRYTKLSAGYSWIAEYGDPDDPAQWEFVQTFSPYHLIREGVSYPPALIWTATSDDRVGPVQARKMAARMKSMGAGKVWFHEALEGGHAGAADNRQSARMYAMSYEFLWEALTGGLA; from the coding sequence ATGACTTCGGCGAACCCTGACCAGGCCCCTGCAGAAACTGACGAGTTCCTCTGGCTGGAGGACATTTATGGCGACAGGCAGCTGGACTGGGTCCGCCGCGAGAACGCCGTGACGGAGGAGCTGCTGTCCCGGACGGGCTTTGAGCGCACCGAGGAACGACTGCTGGAGGTGCTGGATTCCACCGACCGCATCCCCATGGCCGGAAAACGCGGGGACCACTATTACAACTTCTGGCGCGACGCTGAACATCCCAAGGGCCTGTGGCGCCGCACCACTTGGGAAAGCTACGTGGCACCGGATACCGAGTGGGAGGTGCTGCTGGACCTCGATGAACTCAGCGCCGCCGAGGGCACCGAGTGGGTCTGGGGCGGATCTCTGTTCCTGCGTCCCGCGGACGGCGTTTCCTACCGGCGTGCCCTGCTGGTCCTTTCCCCCGACGGCGGGGACGCCGCCCGCTACCGCGAGTTCGACGTCGTGGACCGCGCCTTTGTTCCCGGCGGTTTCGACATCCCCACGGCGAAAAGCCGGATCAGCTGGGCCGGTGAGGACACACTGTACGTCGGCACTGATTTCGGCCCCGGCTCCATGACCACCTCCTCCTACCCCCGCACCAGCAGGATCCTGCGCCGCGGCCAGGAGCTGGCGGACGCCGAGCTGTACTTCGAGGTCCCGGAAGACCACATGATGGCCGTGGTGCAGCGGGACCAGACGCCCGGGTTCGAACGCGACATCGCCGTGGACATCATCGACTTCTACAACACCCGCACCTTCCTGCGGGAGGGCGGCGAATGGGTCCAGCTGGACGTACCGCTGGATGTGAACGTGGATGTGCACCGGCAGTGGCTGCTGCTGCGTCCACGCACCGACTGGGAGCTCGACGGCGAGATCCACCCGGCCGGGTCACTGCTGGCGGCATCACTGGCGGACTTCACCGGCGGAAACCGGAAGGTGCACCGCATCTTCACCCCGGAACCGTCCACCTCCCTGCAATCCTGGAGCTGGACCCGCGACCGCCTGCTGCTGAACCTGCTGCGCGACGTCAGCTCCCAAATCACCGTCCTGGCACCGGAGGAGGGCTGGCGGGCGGAACTGCTGGACGCCTGCCCGCCGCTGCACTCGGTGGATGCCTACGCGGTGGACGACGAGGATGAGAAAGCCGGCAACGATTACTGGCTGATCAGCACCGGGTTCCTGACCCCGTCCACTGTTTCCCGGGGAACGCTGGCTGTGGGCGGGTCCGAAGGAAGCACCGCTACGCCAGTAAAGACCTCGCCGGCGTTCTTCGACACCTCCGGGCTTACCGTCGAACAGCATTTCGCTGTTTCCGCCGACGGCACCCGGGTCCCGTATTTCCAAGTGGGCCCCAAGGACCTGGTGCTCGACGGCGGGAACCCGACCCTGCTGAACGGATACGGCGGATTCGAGGCCTCCCTGACTCCTGCCTACAGCGGCATGGTGGGCCGCGGCTGGCTGGAACGCCGCATCACCGATGCCGACGGTGTGGAACGCCGCGGGGTGTATGTGCTGGCCAACATCCGCGGCGGCGGGGAATACGGTCCGGCATGGCACCGGGCCGCACTGCAGGAGAACCGGCACCGGGCCTATGAGGATTTCGCTGCCGTGGCAGAGGATCTGGCCGCGCGCGGCGTCGCCTCCCGGGAGCATCTTGGCTGCACCGGCCGCAGCAACGGCGGACTGCTGGTAGGCAACATGCTCACCACGTATCCGCACCTGTTCGGTGCCGTGTCCTGCGGGGTGCCGCTGCTGGACATGCGCCGCTACACCAAGCTTTCGGCCGGCTATTCCTGGATTGCCGAATACGGGGATCCGGATGATCCGGCGCAGTGGGAGTTTGTGCAGACCTTCTCGCCCTACCACCTGATCAGGGAAGGCGTGTCCTACCCGCCCGCGCTGATCTGGACCGCTACCAGCGATGACCGGGTGGGACCGGTGCAGGCCCGCAAGATGGCCGCCCGCATGAAGTCCATGGGCGCCGGCAAGGTCTGGTTCCATGAGGCCCTGGAGGGCGGCCATGCCGGTGCGGCGGACAACCGGCAGAGCGCCCGCATGTACGCCATGTCCTACGAATTTCTCTGGGAAGCGCTGACCGGCGGGCTTGCCTGA
- a CDS encoding phosphomannomutase/phosphoglucomutase, protein MNNAFDLSASFKAYDVRGVVGETITPQIVQAVGAAFVDVQGLAGQTVLVGGDMRPSSPEFIRDFARGATARGADVLLLDLISTDELYYACGVLNAAGVTFTASHNPAQYNGIKMAKAGAVPISSETGLREIQALAEQYLNGAGFDTVAQPGRISVRDVLADYAGYLRNLVDLSGIRPLKVVVDAGNGMAGMTTPAVLGDSILPGLPLDIIPLYFELDGSFPNHPANPLEPENLRDLQAAVIEHGADIGLAFDGDADRCFVIDEKGEPVSPSAVTALVARREIARAKAAGEQTPVIIHNLITSRAVPELVEHDGGRAVRTRVGHSFIKAVMASEGAVFGGEHSAHYYFRDFYNADTGMLAAMHVLAALGEQNRILSDLAREYEPYFSSGEVNSRVEDVPAALDRVRAEYGRDGVTVDALDGLTFTSDDGAWWFNLRASNTEPFLRLNAEAEDLPTMERVRDHVLELVRK, encoded by the coding sequence GTGAACAATGCATTCGACCTCTCCGCGTCCTTTAAGGCCTATGACGTCCGCGGCGTCGTGGGCGAGACAATCACCCCGCAGATCGTCCAGGCCGTAGGGGCCGCGTTTGTTGACGTGCAGGGCCTGGCCGGACAGACGGTGCTGGTAGGCGGTGACATGCGTCCGTCCTCGCCCGAGTTCATCCGGGACTTTGCCCGCGGGGCCACCGCCCGCGGCGCCGATGTGCTGCTGCTGGACCTGATCTCCACAGACGAGCTGTACTACGCCTGCGGTGTGCTCAACGCTGCCGGTGTCACGTTCACGGCCAGCCACAACCCGGCACAGTACAACGGCATCAAAATGGCCAAGGCCGGAGCCGTGCCCATCTCTTCCGAGACCGGCCTGCGGGAAATCCAGGCCCTCGCCGAGCAGTACCTGAACGGCGCGGGGTTTGACACCGTGGCTCAGCCCGGCCGGATCTCCGTCCGCGACGTGCTCGCCGATTACGCCGGCTACCTGCGCAACCTGGTGGACCTTTCCGGCATCCGCCCGCTGAAGGTTGTGGTGGACGCCGGCAACGGTATGGCCGGCATGACCACCCCGGCGGTCCTTGGCGACAGCATCCTTCCCGGCCTGCCGCTGGACATCATTCCCCTCTACTTTGAGCTGGACGGGTCCTTCCCGAACCACCCGGCCAACCCGCTGGAGCCGGAAAACCTGCGGGACCTGCAGGCCGCCGTCATCGAACACGGCGCCGACATCGGCCTTGCGTTCGACGGTGACGCCGACCGCTGCTTCGTGATTGATGAAAAGGGCGAGCCGGTGAGCCCGTCCGCCGTCACCGCGCTGGTGGCCCGCCGCGAAATTGCCCGTGCCAAGGCAGCCGGGGAGCAGACCCCGGTGATCATCCACAACCTGATCACCTCCCGTGCCGTGCCCGAGCTGGTGGAGCACGACGGCGGCCGCGCCGTCCGCACGCGGGTGGGCCACTCCTTCATCAAGGCCGTCATGGCCAGCGAAGGAGCTGTCTTCGGCGGCGAGCACTCCGCGCACTACTACTTCCGGGATTTCTACAACGCGGATACCGGCATGCTGGCGGCCATGCACGTCCTGGCCGCCCTGGGCGAGCAGAACCGCATCCTCTCGGACCTGGCCCGTGAATACGAACCGTACTTCTCCTCCGGCGAAGTGAACTCCCGGGTCGAGGACGTCCCCGCTGCGCTGGACCGCGTCCGCGCCGAATACGGGCGCGACGGCGTCACGGTTGACGCGCTCGACGGCCTGACGTTCACTTCCGACGACGGCGCGTGGTGGTTCAACCTCCGCGCCTCGAACACAGAACCCTTCCTGCGGCTGAACGCTGAAGCAGAGGACCTGCCCACCATGGAGCGCGTCCGCGACCACGTACTTGAACTAGTGAGGAAATAA